Proteins from one Nilaparvata lugens isolate BPH unplaced genomic scaffold, ASM1435652v1 scaffold4618, whole genome shotgun sequence genomic window:
- the LOC111053122 gene encoding histone-lysine N-methyltransferase, H3 lysine-36 specific, with product MRRLAEMEVDREPPVLPPPPPVDIVGNLMWGRLGKQPYWPAMVAVDEDGLYFKQKITENGVLRRQFYVEWLADGRRSWVGATYLAPFERPENPTPEGLRNTLREWVLNHRKSKESLKALKIPRRLQGKIDAAIEEALELQDNFH from the exons ATGAGGAGACTAGCAGAGATGGAGGTTGATCGTGAACCTCCAGTCCTCCCACCACCACCCCCCGTTGATA ttgttgGTAATCTGATGTGGGGCCGGCTGGGGAAACAGCCCTATTGGCCTGCAATGGTGGCGGTCGATGAGGACGGCCTATACTTTAAACAGAAAa TAACTGAAAATGGAGTACTTCGCCGGCAATTTTACGTCGAATGGTTGGCCGACGGGCGGCGGTCATGGGTTGGGGCCACTTATTTGGCCCCGTTCGAGCGCCCGGAAAATCCCACCCCTGAGGGTCTCAGGAACACCCTTAGGGAGTGGGTCCTAAAT CATAGGAAATCCAAGGAATCGCTTAAAGCACTCAAAATTCCCCGCAGACTGCAGGGGAAAATTGACGCAGCAATAGAGGAAGCACTGGAATTACAGGACAATTTCCATTAA